The sequence below is a genomic window from Desulfobulbus oligotrophicus.
ACATGTGGGGTTCAACAGCCCTGGCAATCAACACCGCCCTACTTCCTGCTCAAACAGTTCAAAAACTGGCAGACCTCTGGAAACCTGAATTAAAAGGCAGGCTGCTCCTGCCCAATGACCCTCGCGAAGTGATTGGAATTGGCCTTAAAACACTTGGCTATTCCATCAATGAAAGAGATCCGGAGCACTTGCAACAGGCCTTTGAAAAACTCAGATTACTGAAGCCGTCGATTCGAGTCTTTGATTCGGATTCCCCGAAACAGGCAATTTTATCCGGTGAGGTTGCGGCGGGAGTGATGTGGAATGGCGAAGCGTTCATTGCCAACAAAGAAAACAGTATGATTTTATATACGTATCCAGCAGAAGGGTTCAGCCTCTGGCTCGATAGTTTTTGTATACCTAAAGGGGCAGTCAATATTGACGCTGCACACCGTTTTATCGACTATATTCTTCAGCCGAAGGTCGCCGCTTTTTTAAGCCGGTCCATCGGTTACTCTTCGCCAAACGCCAAAGTCTCTGAACACCTGCCCGAAGAGATGATGAATAATCCTATTGTGTATCCCCCTGCCGAAGATTCCGCTCGCGGTGAATTCCTCGACAGTCTTGATGAAAAGACGATGAAACTGTACGAACAGTACTGGATACAGATCAAAAGCAAGTAGCCGTCCTCTTTACGGATGTGCAGCAGAACGCCGGGAGGACGGTTCGTTCAGACGGCGTTTTGCACAGAGATGAACGATCTGCCAATTCTCTGCAAAGACAGCTTGAAATATTTAATCATGGATAGTGTCCGGCTGTTCAGAGGGCTCTCCTGTCGGTTGAGAACCGATTTGAGCAACAGTCCATCGCAATCGTTGCAGACAAAATATAGCACCGAATACCATGACAATCAGGCTGCCCAGAAAAACCCTCCAGCCGAAATGCTCGTAGAATACCCCCGGGGCAAATGAACCTATGGTCCCCCCAAGATAATAAAAGGAGATATAAACACCGTTGGCTATCCCCTTTTTGCTTTTAGCCAACGTGTTGATATAACCTGAAAGCAGGGAATGGGCCATGAACATGCCGGTACAAAAGACAAACATGGCAATAAACATGGTGCGGTGATCCGGCAACATAAACCCGAGTATGCCGAAGATATACAAAAAAAGCCCGCTCATGGCCACCTTGGTTTCCGAACCAAACAGTCTGATCAGCCAACGGACATTAAGCGAAACCAGTATACCCATCACATAACCGAAGTACATGAAGCCGATACCTGTTTCACGAAAGGAGGGATTGATCGCCTTTAACTGAAAAGGCAAAAAGTTGAGTAACCCGGCAAAGACAAAAAAGACTGAAAAAATTGTGCAGTACAACCAGAAAAATTGAGGCTGCCGGACCAACGCAATGACCTCGGCCCCTGAAGGACGGCTGTACTCTAAGTTAGCGTCTTTCTCCAGGGTACGAAGAAGAAAAAAACTCCACAGCAAGAGCACGCCCAGCAAAAAAAAGAAAAAACGCCAGCCAAACAGATCAGTGAACAGTCCGGACAGGAAGCGACCGAGAAATCCTCCTAAAATAGTCGCCGCAATGTAGCGGGCAATTGCAGCCTGTACATCTTCACGACTGGCGGTAAACGATATGTAGCTGACCAATGAGGTGAGAATGGCCGGTATGGCCAATCCCTGCAGTCCTCGAAGGGCAAGTAAGACAAAATAATTATTGGTCAGACTGAACACCAGTTCAAGGACACCGAGGAAAAGGACCGCAGTTCTCACGATCAGTCTGGCCGATAACCTCTCCAGCAGAACACCGTAGAACATGGGAGCAAAACCCAACGGCAGCATCATTAAGGTTGTGAACAGGATGGCCTGAAAGGAAGTCAGCGAAAATTCGTGTTGAAAAACCGGCTGAATCGGTTGAGCCGCATACAGTGAACAGAAGGTGATGACTGTACAGAAATAGATTTTGCTCAAGGTGCCATGTGAATGAAGGGGGGTATGAATCGACACTATTGATTCCTGAAAAGTGGAGATTTTAAAAGTTGTACAGATTCACCTTGTGTCTGATACCGCTCTTATCAAGAACGAACAACACGGTCAATGGACACCACCCGAAAGACCTGCAGGAGAGTGCAGCTGATAAGAAGAGCTGCTGTGAAACGAACACCTATTATAACCCAATAGTTGGCACCAAAAAGAACAAAGAGCAACACATCTTCAACAAGTGAATGGCAAATCATCAGAAAAGTGCTGATAAAAAAAATGTCCTTGCGACTCAGAGTCCCCTGAGTGGTTTCACGAATCAAAATACCGGCGCCGTAGGTAATGCCCAGCAGTTGACCAACGATAATGGAAAAGGAGGTGTTCACTTTGGCCAGACGCTGTTGCACCCATGAACTTGCTTTCACTGCATCCATAACGACAATGATGACGCTGATCAGTACTATGATCTTGCATGACAGCACAAAAGCACTACTCGCCGAATGTACAAGCATCTGCTGAAACGAATCATGATACGGCAGTGTAATCGTCTGAGCCTGTTCTCCTGTTTTAAAAAAAGAGGTCGGCATCCATAACACCGGCAGAACCGTTACACAGGCCCCCACTCCCCTGAGAATAATGGAGTAGCCATAAGATATACCCAGCTTGGCCATGATGGCAGATTCGACAATCATCGAATGACACACACCAAGAAAC
It includes:
- a CDS encoding MFS transporter, whose translation is MSIHTPLHSHGTLSKIYFCTVITFCSLYAAQPIQPVFQHEFSLTSFQAILFTTLMMLPLGFAPMFYGVLLERLSARLIVRTAVLFLGVLELVFSLTNNYFVLLALRGLQGLAIPAILTSLVSYISFTASREDVQAAIARYIAATILGGFLGRFLSGLFTDLFGWRFFFFLLGVLLLWSFFLLRTLEKDANLEYSRPSGAEVIALVRQPQFFWLYCTIFSVFFVFAGLLNFLPFQLKAINPSFRETGIGFMYFGYVMGILVSLNVRWLIRLFGSETKVAMSGLFLYIFGILGFMLPDHRTMFIAMFVFCTGMFMAHSLLSGYINTLAKSKKGIANGVYISFYYLGGTIGSFAPGVFYEHFGWRVFLGSLIVMVFGAIFCLQRLRWTVAQIGSQPTGEPSEQPDTIHD
- a CDS encoding nucleoside recognition protein — encoded protein: MYINVKNSLKSARTSALLILKFVVPLHILADILLYTGTLTPLAFLFTPVTKLLDLPGEAAMALISGVLLNIYAGIAFAAPLELTPYQWTVLAVFLGVCHSMIVESAIMAKLGISYGYSIILRGVGACVTVLPVLWMPTSFFKTGEQAQTITLPYHDSFQQMLVHSASSAFVLSCKIIVLISVIIVVMDAVKASSWVQQRLAKVNTSFSIIVGQLLGITYGAGILIRETTQGTLSRKDIFFISTFLMICHSLVEDVLLFVLFGANYWVIIGVRFTAALLISCTLLQVFRVVSIDRVVRS
- a CDS encoding extracellular solute-binding protein, with amino-acid sequence MKTFLTSACLILFMLMAAVSTSLSADKVLNLFIWSEYMPDEVLADFTRETGIRVNIATYDSNEAMYAKIKLVGKGYDLIVPSSDYVGLMRRQGMLNPIDVDKISNFQFIAPQFVNQSFDPGNKYSIPYMWGSTALAINTALLPAQTVQKLADLWKPELKGRLLLPNDPREVIGIGLKTLGYSINERDPEHLQQAFEKLRLLKPSIRVFDSDSPKQAILSGEVAAGVMWNGEAFIANKENSMILYTYPAEGFSLWLDSFCIPKGAVNIDAAHRFIDYILQPKVAAFLSRSIGYSSPNAKVSEHLPEEMMNNPIVYPPAEDSARGEFLDSLDEKTMKLYEQYWIQIKSK